In the Candidatus Poribacteria bacterium genome, one interval contains:
- a CDS encoding WD40 repeat domain-containing protein, protein MKRTLILILAIVLAICVIPGNTIAQDTQDWHLRHLPEGVKARIGKGEIKGNIAISDDGKRLAVASGIGIWIYDTETDKALDLITGHTHWVISVAFSPDGSLLASGSVDSTVRLWDVETSTELHMMQGHVHSILTVAFSPEGSLLASAGEDGTIRLWDVETGTHLRTLTGHLRFVYCVAFSSDGKILASGGEDKTIQFWDVETGASIRVLTGHKSGVRSVAFNPDGKTLASGSRDQRLRLWDVRTGELLRIMDGHTNAVESVVFSPDGQMLASGSYDYTIRLWDVRTGKPLRVLSGHTYGRVNVIFNPNGKTLISSSEDDTVRLWDVETGKELRKMVAHTQDFRSIAFSPDGKTLAGATGNNDVYLWDVQTCALLRTLKGHTKSVNDVAFSPDGKILASGSYDSTVSLWDIKTGAALPALPGETFGVIRVAFSPDSKRLAAVDGGGYVYLWDMQTGLLINRMQAHQANAHSIAFSPDGSLLASGGYDDTVRTWDGHTGVPLLTLDKPLYSVTFSPDGKIAASAARDRTILLWDAVSGEPIRTIEADWRSIYSIAFSQDGKILTNGSHDGFVMLSDVHTGKHLRILEAHRGRVGPQSVVFSPGGKMLAISNGGIVYLWDLKFEQ, encoded by the coding sequence ATGAAAAGGACATTGATTTTGATTTTAGCGATTGTGCTGGCAATATGTGTTATTCCCGGAAACACTATCGCACAAGACACACAGGACTGGCATTTGCGGCACTTACCCGAAGGCGTAAAAGCACGGATCGGTAAAGGCGAGATAAAAGGAAATATCGCGATTTCCGATGATGGCAAACGTTTAGCAGTCGCGAGTGGTATCGGTATTTGGATCTACGACACAGAGACAGACAAAGCCCTTGATCTGATAACAGGACACACGCATTGGGTTATAAGCGTAGCGTTTAGCCCAGATGGGTCTCTCTTAGCAAGCGGGAGTGTGGACAGCACCGTCCGTTTGTGGGATGTGGAAACCAGCACTGAACTACACATGATGCAAGGACATGTACATTCGATCCTCACCGTAGCGTTCAGTCCAGAGGGTTCACTGTTAGCAAGCGCAGGTGAAGACGGGACTATACGTCTGTGGGATGTGGAAACCGGTACGCATCTTCGGACCCTGACAGGACATCTGAGGTTTGTTTATTGTGTCGCGTTCAGTTCGGATGGAAAAATACTTGCAAGTGGCGGTGAGGACAAGACCATCCAGTTCTGGGATGTGGAAACGGGAGCATCGATTCGGGTGTTGACAGGGCATAAAAGTGGTGTCCGTAGCGTAGCATTCAACCCGGATGGGAAGACACTCGCAAGCGGGAGTAGGGACCAAAGGTTGCGGCTGTGGGATGTGCGGACCGGAGAATTGCTGCGAATAATGGACGGGCATACGAATGCTGTCGAAAGCGTTGTGTTTAGTCCAGATGGACAGATGTTAGCAAGTGGGAGTTATGATTATACTATTCGGCTGTGGGATGTGCGGACCGGGAAACCGCTGCGGGTGTTATCTGGGCATACTTATGGTCGCGTGAACGTTATATTTAACCCAAATGGAAAAACGTTGATCAGCAGTAGCGAAGACGACACCGTGCGCCTGTGGGATGTGGAAACCGGTAAAGAACTTCGGAAGATGGTAGCGCATACGCAGGATTTCCGTAGCATCGCGTTCAGTCCGGATGGTAAAACGCTGGCAGGTGCCACCGGGAACAATGATGTCTACTTGTGGGATGTGCAGACGTGTGCATTGCTGCGGACCCTAAAAGGGCATACGAAGTCTGTTAATGACGTAGCCTTCAGTCCGGATGGAAAGATATTAGCGAGTGGCAGTTATGATAGTACCGTGAGTTTGTGGGATATAAAAACGGGTGCAGCACTTCCGGCACTGCCTGGAGAAACTTTTGGGGTTATAAGGGTTGCCTTTAGCCCAGATAGCAAAAGGCTGGCAGCTGTAGATGGTGGTGGCTATGTTTATCTATGGGATATGCAAACAGGTCTACTTATAAATAGGATGCAGGCACACCAGGCGAATGCCCATAGCATCGCGTTCAGTCCGGACGGGTCTCTATTGGCAAGCGGGGGATATGATGACACCGTGCGCACGTGGGATGGACATACCGGTGTCCCGCTCTTGACGTTGGATAAACCACTTTATAGTGTAACATTCAGTCCAGATGGAAAGATAGCTGCAAGTGCTGCTCGGGACAGGACCATACTTTTATGGGATGCGGTGTCAGGTGAACCAATTCGGACGATAGAAGCGGATTGGAGATCTATCTATAGCATCGCGTTCAGTCAGGATGGAAAGATACTGACGAACGGATCTCATGATGGCTTTGTGATGCTATCGGATGTTCACACTGGCAAACATCTGAGGATACTCGAGGCGCATCGCGGAAGGGTAGGTCCACAAAGCGTTGTGTTCAGTCCGGGTGGAAAGATGTTAGCGATTTCAAATGGTGGCATCGTGTATTTGTGGGACCTAAAATTTGAACAGTAG
- a CDS encoding dockerin type I domain-containing protein has protein sequence MRILKIVQTLVFIGTFCFSAEAYIDGPWLWMIASGADIDSDQLAAASKGKTTENLVAEYGVNEGDTVGQLPWTRGQIFPEVDCLFWRWHCRSDNVNSVVNRIGLSSDRGLDYHSAYALINIVSVRDRKNVAMGVGSDDAVKVWLNGKVVHVNNVDRGTTGIQDLFRVNLNAGDNLLLVKVSDNLWNWGMFFDIYLAPSDFRTSLPTATLDISLATHLFQKYRATLQDPEIQEVLPTVLSHLQKPEVQILLTPLTINTVAENPDLLAQFGLDDEAITFIKGNSSVRAMIRDPDFQTLVQNPNALSEFAVLVTGEELVPPEQRPLDADVDGNGVVNILDLVRIATRLGRTGPDPADVNRDGTVNIRDIVLAAALMGEEAAAPSQYTFSGLHREYLDLQAGDIHTWITQAQGLDLRDPTLARGMRVLKHLVMLFVPKETALLPNYPNPFNPETWIPYQLAIPADVSISIYAADGKLVRMLNLGYQSAGIYHQRSRAAYWDGRNTQGEPVASSVYFYTFTAGEFTATRKMLIKK, from the coding sequence ATGAGAATTCTTAAAATTGTCCAAACTTTAGTATTTATAGGAACCTTTTGTTTTTCCGCTGAGGCTTATATAGACGGTCCTTGGCTCTGGATGATTGCCAGTGGTGCTGATATAGATAGCGATCAGTTAGCTGCCGCAAGTAAAGGGAAAACCACTGAAAACCTTGTCGCTGAATACGGCGTAAACGAAGGCGATACCGTAGGGCAGTTGCCATGGACACGCGGACAGATCTTCCCGGAGGTCGATTGCTTATTCTGGCGTTGGCACTGCCGATCAGATAATGTCAACAGCGTTGTCAATCGGATAGGGCTGAGCAGTGACCGGGGGTTGGACTACCACTCTGCGTATGCTTTGATTAACATTGTCTCGGTCCGAGATCGAAAAAATGTCGCGATGGGTGTCGGAAGTGACGACGCTGTTAAAGTGTGGCTCAACGGTAAAGTGGTTCACGTAAATAACGTGGACAGAGGCACAACCGGCATCCAAGACCTGTTCCGCGTCAACCTAAACGCTGGCGATAACCTTTTACTCGTTAAGGTGAGCGATAATCTATGGAATTGGGGGATGTTCTTCGACATCTATCTCGCGCCGAGTGATTTTAGGACTTCCCTGCCTACCGCGACTTTAGATATTTCGCTCGCTACACACCTGTTTCAAAAATATCGCGCCACACTCCAAGACCCAGAGATTCAAGAGGTACTTCCGACCGTCCTGTCACATCTTCAGAAACCGGAGGTCCAAATACTTTTGACCCCTCTCACGATAAATACTGTCGCTGAGAACCCAGACCTCCTTGCCCAGTTCGGTTTGGATGATGAGGCAATAACATTTATTAAAGGGAACTCCAGTGTCAGAGCGATGATCCGGGATCCGGACTTTCAGACCCTGGTGCAAAATCCCAATGCGCTATCAGAATTCGCGGTACTCGTTACGGGTGAAGAACTGGTACCTCCTGAACAACGCCCCTTAGATGCAGATGTTGATGGCAACGGAGTCGTGAATATCCTGGATCTCGTACGCATTGCCACACGTTTAGGGCGAACAGGTCCTGATCCTGCGGATGTGAACCGTGATGGCACCGTTAATATTCGTGATATTGTCTTGGCTGCAGCCCTAATGGGCGAGGAGGCAGCTGCACCATCCCAATATACCTTTAGCGGATTGCATCGCGAATATCTAGATTTACAAGCTGGAGACATCCACACCTGGATCACTCAAGCCCAAGGACTTGATCTACGTGATCCAACACTCGCAAGGGGTATGCGCGTGCTAAAGCACCTTGTGATGCTATTCGTACCGAAAGAAACAGCACTTCTGCCCAATTACCCAAATCCCTTTAATCCCGAAACATGGATACCGTATCAACTGGCAATCCCCGCTGATGTTAGCATTTCCATCTATGCTGCAGATGGAAAATTGGTTCGGATGCTCAACTTAGGGTATCAATCTGCCGGCATCTATCATCAACGTTCCCGTGCGGCGTATTGGGATGGCAGAAATACGCAAGGTGAACCTGTGGCAAGCAGTGTCTATTTCTACACTTTTACAGCAGGGGAATTTACTGCGACTCGGAAGATGTTGATAAAAAAATAG